The segment GCCGGGTCCGAACCGTGCGCGCAATCGCGGCATCGCCGAGGCGCGTTACGATGTAATTGCATTCACGACCGGCGGCGCGCGTCCGGACAGCGGCTGGCTCAGGGCGATCGCTTGCGCCTTTACCGACCCGCAAGTGACGGCAGTGACCGGGGCCGTCGCCGCCTCTGAATTGGAAACTGCGGCGCAGGTTCGCTTTGAGTTCAGATACGGCTTGCGGCACCGTTTGCGCCGTCGAACTTTTCGGCGCGACGGGCTCACGGATCGAGAATTGCTTTGGGCGCGCGATTTCGGCAGCGGCGTCAACATGGCCTTCCGCCGCGACCTTTTTGCCGCTATGGGTCCGTTTGACGTAGCGCTCGACTCCGATTCGCCCGGCGGCGGCAGCGGCGATATCGAGATGTTGCACCGCCTCCTTGCGCGCGGGCGCACGTTGGTCTATGAGCCCGCGGCTCTGGTTTGGCATACCCACGTGCGGGATGAGGCTTCGCTACGGCGGCTGATCTACAACAACGGCCGCTCTTTCGGGATCTACCTCCTTACCTGCGCGCGCAACCGCACAGTGAGTTCGACCTCGATATTGCGGTTCGCGATCCGTAATTGGCTGGGCGGGTGGCTGGCGCGAAACCTGTGGCGGCCGGGTGATTTCTCCCGGCGTCTGTCTGCTATCGAACTGGCGGGGGCCTTGCTGAGCCCGCTGATGTACGTCAAGGCGCGAGTGCACGCGAGAAAGGTCACGCTATCAGAAGTGCGGAGGCCTTAACGTGTACGTTTCTATCGTCATCCCCGCACGCAATGCCGCGGAGACCATCGCCGAGACGCTTGAGTCTGTTCGCTCTCAGACCTCTCCAGACTGGGAGGTGATCGTCGTCGACGACGGGTCGAGCGACGCGACGGCGGCCGTTGCTAGTTCCTTCGCTCCACAAGACTCCCGGATCCGTGTTGTAAGCCGTCCGCCCCAGGGCGTATGCGCGGCGCGCAATACAGGCATCGACCTTGCCCGGTTCGATTGGCTGCTTTTCCTTGACGCCGACGATTGGCTCACCCCTACGTTCCTAGAGCGGATGACGCGGGAGCTCGCTCAGAACCCGAGCCTCGACGCGGTTCACTGCCGTTGGAGCCGGGTTGCTCCCGATGGCACGCTGTGCGGCGGCGATCAGTTCTCCGACGAGGTAGGAGACTTGTTCGATTTGTTCGCCTGCACCTGCGCCTTTGCAGTCCACGCGTGCATCGTCCGCAAGTCGCTCGTGGAGGCTGTCGGGGGCTTCGATACCTCGCTCCGTATTTGTGAGGACTGGGATCTCTGGCAGCGAATCGCCAGGACCGGCGCGCGCTTCGGCGCGATTCAGGAGGTGCTTGCGCTCTATCGCATGAGACCGGCCTCGGCTTCGGTCGACGGCCCGCGGTTTCTTGCCGACGGTTTGCGTGTGATTATGCGCGGGCACGCGCCCGACCCGCGCGTGCCCAATCCACACCCCGCGCACGCGAGCGGCAGATCGGCGAGCCATATCGATAGGGTCAAGTTTAGCCTCGCCTGCTGGGCTGCCGGTCTGATGCTCGGCAACGGCGAGGATGCGACGCTGTTGCTCGAAACCCTGCGCGCGGCGCGCGATCCGACGTTCGATGCAAACGAGGCCGCGGAAAGCATTTTCCAAGCTGCGCCGCTTCCCACGTGTCGCTTGCCCACCGCCTGGATCGAGCTGTGGCCCAGTATCGAGCGGGGTCTCGACGCATTTCTAAGTGCTCTCGAGAGCCAAACGCTGGCGCCGAAGCTGGCTCGCCGCGCGCGCAAGCTTCTGGAGTGTCGGGTTATCGAAGAAACAACGGGCCCGAGGCCGCTGGCTTTTGGGACGACCTATGCCGTCCGCGTCGAGATCACCGGACCGATAGTCGACATTCATCCTCCCGCATCGGCCGAGTCCCTTCTGTGCGCTATCGACTGTGAGGGGGGTTGCCTCGGCATGCTCCATCTCCCCGTCTGCGATGGCTTTGTGCCTCGCGCCGTCCTGGCCGACGCCATCGCGGCGGAATTTGCGTGGCAGATTCTTGGGCGTTTCTTTGAGCGTACTATCTATCGGGATCTCGCCGTGGAGCGGTCGCCGGAGGGCGTGTCCATCCGACGGGGGACGCTGGTGCTCGGCGAGGGCATTCCTCCTGATTCTAAGGACGAGCGTGACTTCTGGTCGGAAGCGCACGATCGGATCGGCTGGGTAGTATTCTTACAGGAGATCTGGGGACGCCCCGACTGGCCGGACGCGCGCTTCTATGAACCTCCGGCGGAGAAAGAAGAAGCTCCTCGTCGCTCCGCTGAGGACGGCTGGCTCGTAGCCGAGGTCAGCGAGGATCTTTCCAGTGTGGATATCTCTCGCCCCGAACTGGCGGCGGTCCTCACGGTGGGAGGAGCCGCCCTCGGAGTCGTGACCGTTCCGGTCAAAGAGAATGCCGTCCATGCCGAGGAGCTGCGCGCGGCGCTTAATGTCGCGAGCGGTTTTGAATTGTGCCGGGCGGCGGTCCGGGAGGGTTTGTTGGGTCAGCCGTTTGCGAACGGCGCATCGCTCCGCGGCCGTCTCGCCGCCGCGGCGGCCTCGCAGCATACTGAAAACGTCGCCGCTCTCGCATCCGCAGAGCTCATAAGGACAGACAATAATTTCATGACGATCCCCGCGCTCGCGGCCGTCACGGAACGCGCCCTCCACCGTGCTCTATCGTTGGGCGAGCCGTGCTTAGTGCTCGGCCGGCGCGCTCCCGAAACAATGGGCACAAGCGCCTCGCGCCGGGCCGCACTTCCCGCCGCCGCGGCGCGTGAACTCCTCGACGCCGCTTCCTTCAGCGGCGAGCCGGCGATTCGGATCCCGCGAGGGGACAATGGGCCGAAACACGTGATTTACACGCCCGATCTCATCTGCCTTTCAGGCCAGAGCGCGCAAGCGTCTACAACAACCATGCCCCAATCTGCCACGGCACAAGCGGCGCAAAATGCCGGCCATATGCGGCATTATTTCGAGGGTCTCTTTGCCGCACATCCCGACCCGTGGAAATACACCAGTCCCTACGAACAGACCAAGTACGAGCAGACCTTGGCATTGCTTCGCCGCCGGCGGCTGCGGCGCGCGCTCGAGTTGGGCTGCGCTGAAGGCCACTTCACCAGTCAGCTCGCTCCCCGCGTCGGCAGTCTTCTAGCCGCCGATATTTCCCGAGTCGCTCTCGATCGGGCGGCCAAACGCTGCGCCGGTCTGAAAAATGTCCGCTTCAGGCAACTCAACATCACGACGGAACCGCTGCCGGGCCCGTTCGATCTGATTGTATGCAGCGAGGTATTCTACTACTTTGGCTCGTTGCCGGCGGCTGAGGCGGTTGCCCGGAAGCTTGCCGCCGCGCTCGTGCCCGGCGGCCACCTGCTCACAGCTCACTCGAATCTGGTGGTCGATGAACCCGACAAGCCCGGTTTCGACTGGGATTGCCCTTTCGGCGCCAAGGTCATCGGCGAGACACTTGCCGCCACCCCTTCTCTCAGGCTCGTGAAGGAATTGCGCACACCGCTTTATCGCATCCAACTTTTTCGGCGGGATCGCCGAGCGTGGTTCGGCTTTCACAGAAAGAATCCGCAAGTGATCGAGCTCGCCGAACAGCCGGCGCCGCTTCCGGCCGAGGTCGCGGCGCATTTTCTCTGGCAGGGCGGAGCGCCGCTGCGCGAGCAGGCTGCGCCGGCGGCCGGCACCGACCGCCTCCCGATTCTCATGTACCACCGCGTCGCGCCGACGGGCGCTACCGCCATGAGCGCCTACCGCGTGACGCCGGAGAACTTTGAGGAGCAGCTTCGTTACCTCTGCGACGCCGGATACTACAGCATCGGCCTGGAAGACTGGCAGGCGGCAGCGGCAACAAGAATGCCGCTTCCGGGCAAGGCCGTGCTCATCACGTTTGACGACGGCTATCGCGACTTTCTCATATACGCGTGGCCTTTATTAAAACGGTATGGATTTTCGGCCACCGTTTTTCTTGTGGCAGAGAAGATCGGGAGGTCAAATTCCTGGGACAGCGCCTTTGGTGAAGAAGTGCCGCTGCTCGGATGGCAGGAGATCCGGCAGCTTCGGAGCGAAGGGGTCGAGTTCGGCTCCCATTCGGCCACGCACCGTCCACTGACAGGGCTTTCGGTGACGGACGTTGTCCGGGAAGGCGCTCGCTCCCGGGTTATTCTCGAACGCGAGCTCAAAACCCCGATTCGAGCTTTTGCCTATCCGTACGGCGACGTCGATGCGGTGGTGCAGCATCTGATCGGAGCTTGCGGCTACGTTTTCGGTTTGTCGTGCCAGGAGGGACTGAGCAGTTTTCAGGATCCTTTACTTATGCTCCCGCGCATCGAAGTAACCGGGGCAGGCGGCATGGGGGATTTCGTCAGCCAGCTCGAATGACCGCCGGCAACCTCAACCTGATGGGAAAGCATTTTCCACGCCGCGTTATTGGAATAGTCAAGCCTACTCAGTTTTTTATTTAACCGGGGTTTTGTTTTTTGCGGCGCGGTAGTGGGATATGACCGCGCGTAAAAAATGCTTCGGATTGAAAACCGTCGAGATCTGTCGACGGCGTATGAGGTACATGAAAGTTTCGAAATAGGGTCCGAGTCCTCCCTGCGACTCGGCGTAAAGCATGCTCCAGACCTGCTGACCGAGGGCCGCGTGCGTCTGCTCCTCCTCCGCGGCCGAGAGCTTCAATTCTTCGGCGTTATCGATCATCTTCTGAAGCACCATAAGTTGATAGCGGTTGAACTGCGACATGTGCCGGCGGTGCGTCGCGTTGTTTTCATGAACCCGCTTGCGCGCGACAACCACCGGAAAATAGGCGAAAGATCCGATTCGGGAAAGCCGGAGGAAAAGGTCTCGATCCTCCGCGCTTTTAATGTCTTCGTCAAAGAGCCCGATTTTTTCCCCGGCGCTCTTTAAAAGCAAGGATGCGCTCGGAGCGATATAGTTGCCCCACAGCAAACTGCTATATACGGGGCCGCGCAAGAGACGGAGTCCATCGGCTTGCTCGTCGTATTCGACGCCCTCGATCCGGGTTCCCGCAAAGACACTGCCTTTGATAATGCGCTCAGAATCGAAATACAGGGCATCGCCGAAGCTTAGCAGAATATGCGGATTGTTCTTGAAGGCTCGTTCGAGCAGCTCCAGATGAAACGGGAAAAAGAGGTCGTCTGCATCCAGTAGAGCGATTAAGTCTGTTTTCGCATAACGGATACCCGCGTTGCGGGCGGCGGAGACGCCGCGATTGTCTTGTTGCAGCACATGGAGCTCGCCATGGTACTGCTGTTCCCACTTACGGATACAATCGACGGTGCGATCAGTGGAGCCGTCATCGACGACGATGATCTGATCCGGACGACGGGATTGACCGGCGACGCTGTCAAGCGCTTCGCCGATGAAGAGTTCGGCATTATAAGCGGGAATGATCACGGCAATGCTGTAGTCTTTCATCGCCTTCTCACGAAAACAGCCAGAAGATTCTTCCAGTAGCTCATTCTGGAAGGATGACGCAAGACAGATTGG is part of the Candidatus Binatia bacterium genome and harbors:
- a CDS encoding glycosyltransferase, translated to MPMKVLDLEISEEIKPIWGMEGYDGLLVLARYHRLPVGQAVITGLRHPVVSVEQLKAAIDKLAGDLMPSVLGRQFSSETAAESPSTPISVVVSADQSSRLELCLQALLAQDYSNHEIIVVDNTPRGDHAPLAGGHPVRYVREGRPGPNRARNRGIAEARYDVIAFTTGGARPDSGWLRAIACAFTDPQVTAVTGAVAASELETAAQVRFEFRYGLRHRLRRRTFRRDGLTDRELLWARDFGSGVNMAFRRDLFAAMGPFDVALDSDSPGGGSGDIEMLHRLLARGRTLVYEPAALVWHTHVRDEASLRRLIYNNGRSFGIYLLTCARNRTVSSTSILRFAIRNWLGGWLARNLWRPGDFSRRLSAIELAGALLSPLMYVKARVHARKVTLSEVRRP
- a CDS encoding glycosyltransferase → MYVSIVIPARNAAETIAETLESVRSQTSPDWEVIVVDDGSSDATAAVASSFAPQDSRIRVVSRPPQGVCAARNTGIDLARFDWLLFLDADDWLTPTFLERMTRELAQNPSLDAVHCRWSRVAPDGTLCGGDQFSDEVGDLFDLFACTCAFAVHACIVRKSLVEAVGGFDTSLRICEDWDLWQRIARTGARFGAIQEVLALYRMRPASASVDGPRFLADGLRVIMRGHAPDPRVPNPHPAHASGRSASHIDRVKFSLACWAAGLMLGNGEDATLLLETLRAARDPTFDANEAAESIFQAAPLPTCRLPTAWIELWPSIERGLDAFLSALESQTLAPKLARRARKLLECRVIEETTGPRPLAFGTTYAVRVEITGPIVDIHPPASAESLLCAIDCEGGCLGMLHLPVCDGFVPRAVLADAIAAEFAWQILGRFFERTIYRDLAVERSPEGVSIRRGTLVLGEGIPPDSKDERDFWSEAHDRIGWVVFLQEIWGRPDWPDARFYEPPAEKEEAPRRSAEDGWLVAEVSEDLSSVDISRPELAAVLTVGGAALGVVTVPVKENAVHAEELRAALNVASGFELCRAAVREGLLGQPFANGASLRGRLAAAAASQHTENVAALASAELIRTDNNFMTIPALAAVTERALHRALSLGEPCLVLGRRAPETMGTSASRRAALPAAAARELLDAASFSGEPAIRIPRGDNGPKHVIYTPDLICLSGQSAQASTTTMPQSATAQAAQNAGHMRHYFEGLFAAHPDPWKYTSPYEQTKYEQTLALLRRRRLRRALELGCAEGHFTSQLAPRVGSLLAADISRVALDRAAKRCAGLKNVRFRQLNITTEPLPGPFDLIVCSEVFYYFGSLPAAEAVARKLAAALVPGGHLLTAHSNLVVDEPDKPGFDWDCPFGAKVIGETLAATPSLRLVKELRTPLYRIQLFRRDRRAWFGFHRKNPQVIELAEQPAPLPAEVAAHFLWQGGAPLREQAAPAAGTDRLPILMYHRVAPTGATAMSAYRVTPENFEEQLRYLCDAGYYSIGLEDWQAAAATRMPLPGKAVLITFDDGYRDFLIYAWPLLKRYGFSATVFLVAEKIGRSNSWDSAFGEEVPLLGWQEIRQLRSEGVEFGSHSATHRPLTGLSVTDVVREGARSRVILERELKTPIRAFAYPYGDVDAVVQHLIGACGYVFGLSCQEGLSSFQDPLLMLPRIEVTGAGGMGDFVSQLE
- a CDS encoding glycosyltransferase; its protein translation is MKDYSIAVIIPAYNAELFIGEALDSVAGQSRRPDQIIVVDDGSTDRTVDCIRKWEQQYHGELHVLQQDNRGVSAARNAGIRYAKTDLIALLDADDLFFPFHLELLERAFKNNPHILLSFGDALYFDSERIIKGSVFAGTRIEGVEYDEQADGLRLLRGPVYSSLLWGNYIAPSASLLLKSAGEKIGLFDEDIKSAEDRDLFLRLSRIGSFAYFPVVVARKRVHENNATHRRHMSQFNRYQLMVLQKMIDNAEELKLSAAEEEQTHAALGQQVWSMLYAESQGGLGPYFETFMYLIRRRQISTVFNPKHFLRAVISHYRAAKNKTPVK